TGGCCCAGCTCAAAACGATCCGCCCGGATGAGATCGAACCCCTGAACCTCGCGAAACTGCCTTTCACCAAAAGGATCATCGACGACAGCAAGGTGACCGATCACCACGCCATTATTCCCACCGGGGTCAAACCGGGCAAGATCGGCGACAACGAACAGCTGCTGTACGACGTTATCGCCACCCAGTTCATCGCGGCTTTCTATCCGGCCTGCCGCAAAAAAATCACCACGGTGGACGGGATCAGCAATCAGGTAAAGTTTCAGGCCAAGGGCACCCAAATCATCAAGCCCGGCTGGACAACCCTCTTCCCGAAAAAAAACCAGGGCCAGGATGCTGACGACGACCAGTCCCTGCCCGCTTTCGTGGAGGAAGAAAGCGGCCCCCATGAACCGTATCTGCACGAAGGCAAAACCAAACCGCCCAGCCATTTTACCGAAAACTCGCTGCTCGGCGCCATGGAGGCGGCCGGTAAATTTGTCGAGGACGATGTTTTGCGCGAAGCACTCAAGGAACGCGGCATCGGCACTCCCGCCACCCGGGCCGCGATCATCGAAACCCTGTTGCAGCGCAACTATATCCGCCGGGAGAAAAAGCAACTGCGCTGCACCGATATGGGCCGCTGTCTCATTGCCCTGGTCCGGGACCCGTTGCTCAAGTCACCGGAGATGACCGGGGAATGGGAGGAGAAGCTGAAACGGATCGAACGCGGCCAGCTCGACCCCGACTTGTTTATGACCGGAATCGGCGACTACATCCGTGGCCTGATCAAGAACGATTCCGTCGGCAACGGCGACAGTGGCCACTGGGCCAGCTGCCCGCTCTGCGGCAAAGAGGTGGTCAAAGGGAAGAGAGCTTTCGGCTGCTCGGGCTGGCAGGAGGGGTGCCCCTTTGTTTTCGAACCGGAATTCAAGGGGCTGACACTCACGGTCAGACAGATCCAGACCCTGCTCCGGCAGCGGATTCTGCCCCAGCCGGTGCGGATTGGTGATGAACCGAGGATGCTGATTCTCTCCACCCGGGGCATCCCCATGGACCTGCGCCTCCCCTCCGCCGACCGGCAGAAAAAAGAGGGGGCAACGGATCGTTCCCCAGCCCAAAGCTGACTTTCAAGCAACAAAACGTAAAAGAAAACCGCCTTGCGCCACAGCCAACACCAGGTATCATCCCCTATCCATTCCCGAGGTCGTTGCTATTGCCTGCTCTCCTGCCGTCTGTTAGAATGCCATCCGGCAAGCGGAATCATGGTGAGCAAAATACTCTCGGGAGCCCTGGAAAAATGACAGAATATCTTTACCGACTGGATTTTCAGGTCCGTGACTACGAGCTCGACATGCAGGGGATCGTCAACAACTCGGTCTACCAGAATTACCTGGAGCACACCCGGCATGAGTTCTTAAAGGAATACGGAATCGACTTCGCCGCCTTCACCAGAGACCGGATCAACCTGGTGGTGATGCGGATCGAGATCGACTATAAATTCCCGCTGCAGAGCGGCGACCGGTTCTGGATCGGCCTCAACATGCATAAAGAATCCCGCCTGCGCTTCGTTTTCCTGCAGGATATCTACCGCCTCCCCGACGACAAGCCGATTCTGAAAGCAAGGGCCACCGGCACCTCCCTGAACCAAAACGGCCGCCCGACCGTTTCCGTGGAACTGGAACAGGCCTTTGCCAAGCTGGATCTTGAGAAATGATTTCGAGATCCGACCTGATCCGGTTGTGCTTTCCCTATGCAATCAGACCCCGGTCCTGATCAATGTCATCCATCCGCCTGATTACCCTGACGTCCATTACCATGATTGCTTTTGCCGGCAATTCACTACTCTGTCGGGGCGCTCTCAACCATACCACCATTGATCCGGCAAGCTTCACGACAATCAGGTTGCTCTCCGGCGCATTGATGCTTTGGCTGATAGTCCGAATAAGAAAAGGCGCGGCTGTCGGCGGGGGGAACTGGCTGTCGGCATTTGTCCTGTTTACATACGCAGCAGGATTTTCTTTTGCCTATCTGAGCCTGTCTGCAGCAACCGGTGCACTCCTGCTCTTCGGCGCTGTTCAGGCGACCATGA
The DNA window shown above is from Pseudomonadota bacterium and carries:
- a CDS encoding DNA topoisomerase 3, with product MKVVIAEKPSVARDIAEVLKITGKKKGYIEGRGCAITWAFGHLVTLQEPGEYDPALKRWSLDTLPFVPDTFKLALIKNRGVDEQFHIIESLCKESDEIVCATDAGREGELIFRYILAQADCEDKPIRRLWLNSLTPDAIEEAFKNLKDGHDYDSLYAAARCRSESDWIVGLNSTRYYTVKHGRIGGGKDRVLWSIGRVQTPVLAMIVERDDTILHFQPQPFWELATRYREVVFKHTGKRFEEPEKAHALLEKITGHPFVISGVTGKEVNEQPPQLFDLTTLQRDVNKRYGLSAADTLAATQNLYEKKLVTYPRTDSRYLSEDMKPRIPKILAQLKTIRPDEIEPLNLAKLPFTKRIIDDSKVTDHHAIIPTGVKPGKIGDNEQLLYDVIATQFIAAFYPACRKKITTVDGISNQVKFQAKGTQIIKPGWTTLFPKKNQGQDADDDQSLPAFVEEESGPHEPYLHEGKTKPPSHFTENSLLGAMEAAGKFVEDDVLREALKERGIGTPATRAAIIETLLQRNYIRREKKQLRCTDMGRCLIALVRDPLLKSPEMTGEWEEKLKRIERGQLDPDLFMTGIGDYIRGLIKNDSVGNGDSGHWASCPLCGKEVVKGKRAFGCSGWQEGCPFVFEPEFKGLTLTVRQIQTLLRQRILPQPVRIGDEPRMLILSTRGIPMDLRLPSADRQKKEGATDRSPAQS
- a CDS encoding acyl-CoA thioesterase — protein: MTEYLYRLDFQVRDYELDMQGIVNNSVYQNYLEHTRHEFLKEYGIDFAAFTRDRINLVVMRIEIDYKFPLQSGDRFWIGLNMHKESRLRFVFLQDIYRLPDDKPILKARATGTSLNQNGRPTVSVELEQAFAKLDLEK